A DNA window from Nocardioides palaemonis contains the following coding sequences:
- a CDS encoding XdhC family protein — translation MREQPWSDEQATHGRILVLSDNPIARAIAAIAATVGRDVVVVAEDDGGPGLDPRPGDAVVLCDHDAPDAPAVLRAALASEAAYVAMMASRRRAAGLVEQLREEGVDTTTLHVPAGHDLGGKGPGEIALSVVAEVVAESYGRSGGPMRG, via the coding sequence ATGAGGGAGCAGCCGTGGTCCGACGAGCAGGCGACGCACGGCAGGATCCTCGTGCTGAGCGACAACCCGATCGCCCGCGCGATCGCGGCGATCGCCGCGACCGTCGGCCGTGACGTCGTGGTGGTCGCCGAGGACGACGGTGGGCCGGGGCTCGACCCACGACCCGGCGACGCCGTGGTGCTGTGCGACCACGACGCCCCGGACGCTCCGGCGGTGCTGCGCGCCGCGCTCGCCTCGGAGGCGGCCTACGTCGCGATGATGGCCAGCCGGCGCCGTGCGGCCGGCCTGGTCGAGCAGCTGCGCGAGGAGGGCGTGGACACCACCACGCTGCACGTGCCGGCCGGGCACGACCTCGGGGGCAAGGGGCCCGGGGAGATCGCGCTGTCCGTGGTCGCCGAGGTCGTCGCCGAGTCCTACGGCCGCTCCGGCGGACCGATGCGCGGCTGA
- a CDS encoding DNA glycosylase AlkZ-like family protein, protein MPLTWDDLAAAALARQFPDDPADDRPGEVASHAALIGPVQSQTARSPFLALAARFPGTTRAEVEDAYDAGTLVRGSTVRGTVHTATPAQYAALGAATRVGQRTLWRRLLRLERSRLEDLWDDTEAFADAWRTPDELQQHLHAWLVEHEGRDDVTGTQQGRYLAFGHGGLVRRPVNGDWAGQGAPEYRTLRPDVAATLGDAALLHLRSHGPASRHDLAWWSGLGLRVVDGLLADLGELVCEEGPDGRTYVDLPGSPAPRGVDGVRLLPEFDALMCGYEPSARVRFAEAHHLQRLWSGANGLLLPPLLVDGRITGYWRSTGTTRRRPLEVVWFARTRRPRRDELDAPVAALEAALDITVTTLTFTREDVPRP, encoded by the coding sequence GTGCCGCTCACCTGGGACGACCTGGCGGCCGCGGCGCTCGCGCGTCAGTTCCCCGACGACCCGGCAGACGACCGTCCGGGTGAGGTCGCGTCGCACGCCGCGCTCATCGGGCCGGTGCAGTCCCAGACCGCGCGCTCGCCCTTCCTCGCCCTCGCCGCCCGGTTCCCCGGCACCACCCGGGCCGAGGTCGAGGACGCCTACGACGCGGGGACGCTGGTGCGCGGCAGCACCGTGCGCGGGACCGTGCACACCGCGACACCGGCGCAGTACGCCGCCCTCGGTGCTGCCACGCGCGTCGGCCAGCGCACCCTCTGGCGGCGGCTGCTGCGCCTCGAGCGGTCGCGGCTCGAGGACCTGTGGGACGACACCGAGGCGTTCGCCGACGCGTGGCGCACCCCCGACGAGCTCCAGCAGCACCTGCACGCGTGGCTGGTGGAGCACGAGGGTCGCGACGACGTGACCGGGACGCAGCAAGGGCGCTACCTCGCCTTCGGCCACGGTGGGCTGGTGCGCCGCCCGGTCAACGGCGACTGGGCGGGGCAGGGCGCGCCGGAGTACCGCACCCTGCGCCCGGACGTGGCAGCCACGCTGGGCGACGCCGCGCTGCTCCACCTGCGCAGCCACGGCCCGGCGTCGCGGCACGACCTCGCGTGGTGGTCCGGGCTCGGGCTCCGGGTCGTCGACGGGCTGCTCGCCGACCTCGGCGAGCTGGTCTGCGAGGAGGGACCGGACGGCAGGACCTACGTCGACCTGCCCGGCTCCCCGGCACCCCGCGGGGTCGACGGCGTGCGGCTGCTCCCCGAGTTCGACGCCCTGATGTGCGGCTACGAGCCCTCCGCCCGCGTGCGCTTCGCCGAGGCCCACCACCTCCAGCGGCTGTGGTCGGGCGCGAACGGGCTGCTGCTGCCGCCGCTGCTCGTGGACGGCCGGATCACCGGCTACTGGCGCTCGACCGGCACCACCCGTCGCCGCCCGCTCGAGGTCGTGTGGTTCGCGCGCACCCGGCGCCCGCGCCGCGACGAGCTCGACGCACCGGTCGCCGCGCTGGAGGCGGCGCTCGACATCACCGTCACCACCCTCACCTTCACCCGCGAGGACGTCCCGCGTCCCTGA
- a CDS encoding HutD/Ves family protein: protein MARVVRSDEVAPQPWANGAGTTRELLVADDGAWRISLADIATEGPFSAFPGRRRLLTLVEGTVLDLLVAGQPAVVEPQRPFAFSGDDAVEARLPGGPVRALNVVADPGVSTHVTVLELGRGSALPLADDQAAYVLTGPDARSLVVGPGEVAGRCTVAVVTVERS, encoded by the coding sequence GTGGCCCGGGTCGTCCGGAGCGACGAGGTCGCGCCGCAGCCGTGGGCCAACGGGGCAGGTACGACCCGTGAGCTGCTGGTCGCCGACGACGGCGCCTGGCGGATCAGCCTCGCCGACATCGCGACCGAGGGTCCGTTCTCGGCGTTCCCGGGCCGTCGCCGGCTGCTGACGCTCGTCGAGGGCACCGTCCTCGACCTGCTGGTCGCCGGCCAGCCGGCCGTCGTCGAGCCGCAGCGCCCGTTCGCGTTCTCCGGCGACGACGCCGTCGAGGCGCGGCTGCCCGGGGGTCCGGTGCGCGCGCTCAACGTCGTCGCCGACCCGGGGGTCTCGACCCACGTGACGGTGCTCGAGCTCGGCCGCGGCTCCGCCCTGCCACTGGCCGACGACCAGGCGGCCTACGTCCTCACCGGCCCCGACGCCCGCAGCCTCGTCGTCGGACCGGGCGAGGTCGCCGGACGCTGCACGGTCGCGGTCGTCACCGTCGAGCGCTCCTGA